In the Agelaius phoeniceus isolate bAgePho1 chromosome 11, bAgePho1.hap1, whole genome shotgun sequence genome, one interval contains:
- the USP19 gene encoding ubiquitin carboxyl-terminal hydrolase 19 isoform X1 has protein sequence MSSSTNAPGQRRASRGLDDATNKKKQKDRANQESKEVSRPELEQAETAQEKDSEEELLLDWKQNADEIIIKLNLGTGALKAEDVRADFTDTDCVVKLPDGRQWSCQFYEEIEGSCSKIQCKKGNFLQLVLQKKIPLHNWSSLLKKRKDGSKEVAKGSVCWENGKEKAASAEMTPEEPRAEGTEPSRSRREPSNPKRAPGRSEVLGGKSPASPGTQSGPSAKRAVYLKVAPTEEEPNARVSASTEPSKGHGGRAGSRRNGRASQADAPAALADLALPLEKAVVLAKETVPVEMPPLTATTEVLPHRVATCVEKRVLQPGSPTEALRNRDCLPVLGESSKAIPVATPPMGRDGEKRDWSKDDVALEAAADEPEPFVSLTFVKNDSYEKGNDLVVVHVYVKEIHKETSKVLFREQDFTLVFQTSDTNFLRLHPGCGPHTVFRWQVKLRNLIEPDQCTYNFTVSRIDVCLKKRQSQRWGGLEAPATRGAVGGAKVAMPTGPTPLDKNPPGSNQHPLSSKEEARTSDKEKPRVEDGALDGVAARTAPEHLAVKQEPHIPSPKPTCMVPPMTHSPVSAESVEDDEDEDEKKKVCLPGFTGLVNLGNTCFMNSVIQSLSNTRELRDYFHDRSFESEINYNNPLGTGGRLAIGFAMLLRALWKGTHHAFQPSKLKAIVASKASQFTGYAQHDAQEFMAFLLDGLHEDLNRIQNKPYTETVDSDGRPDEVVAEEAWQRHKMRNDSFIVDLFQGQYKSKLVCPMCSKVSITFDPFLYLPVPLPQKQKVLTVYYFAKEPHKKPIKFLVSISKENSSAMEVLDSVAHSVRVKPENLRLAEVIKNHFHRMFLPSNSLDTVSPTDLLLCFEVLSPELAKERVVELQVQQRPQVPSGPVAKCAACQKKQLPEDEKLKRCTRCYRVGYCNVACQKTHWPDHKASCRPENIGFPFLISVPESRLTYARLAQLLEGYARYSVSVFQPPFQLGRMSPEQGLQPLHSDKLEPLAKSSCAAATSAPELGDGDRVSSLPQEPPLSPAVPELQPEMGDTTTVRSKVLTARSSLLSLDSGFSEHMESQGDSCCEKEPSYERALKPEAAIPGYQHTPDSLSARATQFYITKIDAANREHKLEDKGDTPLDLTDDCSLALVWKNNERLKEFVLVESKELECVEDPGSASEAARAGHFTLEQCLNLFTKPEVLAPEEAWYCPKCKQHREASKQLMLWRLPNVLIIQLKRFSFRSFIWRDKINDMVDFPVRSLDLSKFCIGRKGEQQLPMYDLYAVINHYGGMIGGHYTAYARLPNDKNSQRSDVGWRLFDDSTVTTVDESQVVTRYAYVLFYRRRNSPVERPLPGHPSDHRAERTPSAEAAASQASLIWQELEAEEQELQLEAPQRPARNSWRPCGQRRSPGTPQHPDEGCVRYFVLATTAAIVALFLNVFYPLIYQPRWR, from the exons ATGTCCAGCAGCACAAATGCCCCTGGCCAGAGGAGAGCGTCTCGGGGCTTGGATGATGCCACCAACAAGAAGAAGCAAAAGGATCGAGCCAATCAGGAAAGCAAGGAAG TGTCTCGCCCTGAGCTCGAGCAGGCTGAGACTGCCCAGGAGAAGGACTCAGAGGAGG agctgctgctggactgGAAGCAGAATGCCGATGAGATCATTATCAAGTTGAATTTGGGCACTGGAGCTTTGAAGGCAGAGGATGTACGTGCTGATTTCACTGACACGGACTGTGTGGTCAAACTACCAG ACGGGCGCCAGTGGAGCTGTCAGTTCTATGAGGAGATTGAGGGCTCCTGCAGCAAGATCCAGTGCAAGAAGGGCAACTTTCTACAGCTTGTGCTGCAGAAGAAGATCCCACTCCATAACTGGTCTTCACTTCTG aagaaaaggaaagatggATCCAAAGAAGTGGCCAAAGGGTCTGTGTGCTGGGAGAATGGGAAGGAGAAGGCTGCTTCTGCAGAGATGACCCCTGAAGAGCCGAGGGCTGAAGGCACGGAGCCATCAAGATCCCGGCGGGAGCCCTCCAACCCCAAGCGTGCTCCAGGAAGAAGCGAGGTCCTAGGAGGGaagagcccagccagcccagggacacagagtGGCCCCAGTGCCAAGCGGGCAGTGTACCTCAAAGTAGCTCCCACGGAAGAGGAGCCGAACGCCAGGGTCAGCGcgagcacagagcccagcaaaGGGCACGGCGGGAGGGCCGGCAGCCGCCGCAacggcagagccagccaggctgATGCACCTGCGGCCCTTGCAGACCTCGCACTGCCGCTCGAGAAG GCTGTAGTTTTGGCCAAAGAGACTGTTCCTGTGGAGATGCCCCCTCTCACAGCTACCACAGAGGTGCTCCCCCACCGTGTTGCCACCTGTGTTGAGAAGAGagtcctgcagccaggcagccctACTGAGGCCTTGCGGAACCGGGACTGCCTGCCCGTCCTGGGAGAGAGCTCTAAGGCCATCCCAGTGGCCAcccctcccatgggcagggatggtgAGAAGAGGGACTGGTCCAAGGACGACGTGgctctggaagcagcagctgatg AGCCAGAGCCTTTTGTAAGCCTGACCTTTGTCAAGAATGACTCATATGAGAAGGGCAATGATCTGGTGGTGGTGCATGTGTATGTGAAGGAGATCCACAAGGAGACATCCAAGGTGTTGTTCCGGGAACAAGACTTCACACTAGTGTTCCAGACGAG TGATACGAACTTCCTTCGTCTCCATCCTGGCTGTGGGCCCCACACGGTGTTCCGGTGGCAGGTGAAGCTCAG GAACCTTATTGAGCCGGACCAGTGCACGTACAACTTCACGGTGTCTCGCATTGATGTCTGCCTGAAGAAACGCCAGAGCCAGCGCTGGGGGGGGCTGGAGGCTCCAGCCACACGAG GTGCAGTGGGTGgtgcaaaggttgccatgcctACAGGCCCTACCCCTCTGGATAAGAACCCTCCGGGCAGTAACCAGCACCCCCTCTCCAGCAAGGAAGAGGCCCGAACCAGCGACAAAGAGAAGCCACGTGTGGAAGATGGGGCTCTGGATGGTGTGGCAGCCCGTACGGCCCCAGAGCACTTGGCAGTGAAGCAAGAGCCACACATTCCTTCG CCCAAACCAACATGTATGGTGCCACCGATGACACACAGCCCAGTGAGTGCTGAGAGCGtggaggatgatgaggatgaggatgagaagaAGAAGGTCTGCCTGCCTGGCTTCACAGGTCTGGTGAACCTGGGCAACACCTGCTTCATGAACAGCGTCATCCAGTCCCTGTCCAACACCCGGGAGCTGCGTGACTACTTCCATG ATCGGTCCTTTGAGTCAGAAATCAACTATAACAACCCGCTGGGGACGGGTGGACGCCTGGCCATTGGCTTTGCCATGCTGCTCAGAGCACTGTGGAAGGGCACACACCATGCCTTCCAGCCCTCTAAACTGAAG GCAATTGTGGCCAGCAAGGCCAGCCAGTTCACTGGCTATGCCCAGCATGATGCTCAGGAGTTCATGGCCTTCCTGCTTGATGGCCTGCACGAGGACCTCAACCGCATCCAGAACAAGCCCTACACAGAGACTGTTGACTCGGATGGGAGGCCTGATGAG GTGGTAGCTGAGGAGGCTTGGCAACGACACAAGATGAGGAATGACTCATTCATAGTAGACCTCTTCCAGGGCCAGTACAAATCCAAGCTCGTCTGCCCGATGTGCTCCAAG GTGTCTATTACCTTTGACCCCTTCCTGTACCTCCCCGTGCCCCTCCCACAGAAGCAAAAGGTGCTGACTGTCTACTACTTTGCAAAGGAGCCGCACAAGAAACCCATCAAG TTCCTCGTGAGTATCAGCAAGGAGAACTCCAGTGCCATGGAGGTACTTGACTCAGTTGCTCACAGTGTGCGTGTGAAACCAGAGAACCTGCGCCTGGCAGAG GTGATCAAGAATCACTTCCACCGCATGTTCCTGCCCTCTAACTCACTAGACACAGTCTCGCCAACGgacctgctgctgtgctttgaggtgctgtccccagagctggccAAGGAGCGTGTGGTGGAGCTTCAGGTCCAGCAG CGTCCACAGGTGCCCAGTGGCCCTGTTGCCAAGTGTGCAGCCTGCCAGAAGAAGCAGCTGCCAGAGGATGAGAAGCTCAAGCGCTGCACGAGGTGCTATCGAGTTGGTTACTGCAACGT GGCATGTCAGAAAACACACTGGCCAGACCACAAGGCTTCGTGCCGTCCTGAGAACATCGGTTTCCCCTTCCTCATCAGCGTGCCCGAGTCCCGCCTCACCTACGCCCGCCTGGCCCAGCTACTGGAGGGCTACGCCAG GTACTCAGTCAGCGTGTTCCAGCCTCCGTTCCAGTTGGGCCGGATGTCAccggagcaggggctgcagcctctgcactcGGACAAGCTGGAGCCCCTGGCCaagagcagctgtgcagcagccaCCTCTGCCCCCGAGCTGGGAGATGGGGACAGGGTTTCCAGCCTCCCTCAGGAGCCCCCActctccccagctgtgcctgagctgcagccagagaTGGGGGATACTACCACTGTCCGGAGCAAGGTCCTGACAGCCAGGAGTTCCCTCCTGAGCTTGGATTCAGGGTTCTCTGAGCACATGGAATCGCAGGGTGACAGCTGTTGTGAGAAGGAGCCGTCCTATGAGAGAGCCCTCAAGCCTGAAG CTGCCATCCCTGGGTACCAACACACTCCAGACTCACTGAGTGCCCGTGCCACACAGTTCTACATCACTAAGATCGACGCTGCCAACCGAGAGCACAAGCTGGAAGATAAAG GTGACACCCCCCTGGATCTGACAGACGACTGCTCTCTTGCCCTGGTGTGGAAGAACAATGAGCGCCTCAAGGAATTCGTGTTGGTAGAATCCAAGGAGTTGGAGTGTGTGGAGGATCCAGGCTCAGCCAGCGAAGCAGCCCGGGCTGGGCACTTCACCCTGGAGCAGTGCCTCAATCTCTTCACGAAGCCTGAAGTCCTGGCCCCAGAGGAAGCGTG GTACTGCCCCAAGTGCAAGCAGCACCGCGAGGCTTCCaagcagctgatgctgtggCGGCTGCCCAACGTCCTCATCATCCAGCTCAAGCGCTTCTCCTTCCGCAGCTTTATTTGGAGGGACAAGATCAATGACATGGTGGACTTTCCTGTCCG GAGTCTGGACCTGAGCAAGTTCTGCATTGGTCGGAagggtgagcagcagctgcctatGTATGACCTGTATGCTGTGATCAACCACTATGGAGGCATGATTGGAGGGCACTACACAGCGTACGCCCGCCTGCCCAACGACAAGAACAGCCAGCGCAGCGACGTGG gctGGCGGCTCTTTGACGACAGCACAGTCACCACGGTGGATGAGAGCCAGGTGGTGACCAGATACGCCTATGTCCTCTTCTACCGCCGGAGGAACTCTCCCGTGGAgagacccctgccagggcatCCCTCAGACCACCGCGCCGAGCGCACCccctctgctgaagctgctgccagccag
- the USP19 gene encoding ubiquitin carboxyl-terminal hydrolase 19 isoform X4: MSSSTNAPGQRRASRGLDDATNKKKQKDRANQESKEELLLDWKQNADEIIIKLNLGTGALKAEDVRADFTDTDCVVKLPDGRQWSCQFYEEIEGSCSKIQCKKGNFLQLVLQKKIPLHNWSSLLKKRKDGSKEVAKGSVCWENGKEKAASAEMTPEEPRAEGTEPSRSRREPSNPKRAPGRSEVLGGKSPASPGTQSGPSAKRAVYLKVAPTEEEPNARVSASTEPSKGHGGRAGSRRNGRASQADAPAALADLALPLEKAVVLAKETVPVEMPPLTATTEVLPHRVATCVEKRVLQPGSPTEALRNRDCLPVLGESSKAIPVATPPMGRDGEKRDWSKDDVALEAAADEPEPFVSLTFVKNDSYEKGNDLVVVHVYVKEIHKETSKVLFREQDFTLVFQTSDTNFLRLHPGCGPHTVFRWQVKLRNLIEPDQCTYNFTVSRIDVCLKKRQSQRWGGLEAPATRGAVGGAKVAMPTGPTPLDKNPPGSNQHPLSSKEEARTSDKEKPRVEDGALDGVAARTAPEHLAVKQEPHIPSPKPTCMVPPMTHSPVSAESVEDDEDEDEKKKVCLPGFTGLVNLGNTCFMNSVIQSLSNTRELRDYFHDRSFESEINYNNPLGTGGRLAIGFAMLLRALWKGTHHAFQPSKLKAIVASKASQFTGYAQHDAQEFMAFLLDGLHEDLNRIQNKPYTETVDSDGRPDEVVAEEAWQRHKMRNDSFIVDLFQGQYKSKLVCPMCSKVSITFDPFLYLPVPLPQKQKVLTVYYFAKEPHKKPIKFLVSISKENSSAMEVLDSVAHSVRVKPENLRLAEVIKNHFHRMFLPSNSLDTVSPTDLLLCFEVLSPELAKERVVELQVQQRPQVPSGPVAKCAACQKKQLPEDEKLKRCTRCYRVGYCNVACQKTHWPDHKASCRPENIGFPFLISVPESRLTYARLAQLLEGYARYSVSVFQPPFQLGRMSPEQGLQPLHSDKLEPLAKSSCAAATSAPELGDGDRVSSLPQEPPLSPAVPELQPEMGDTTTVRSKVLTARSSLLSLDSGFSEHMESQGDSCCEKEPSYERALKPEAAIPGYQHTPDSLSARATQFYITKIDAANREHKLEDKGDTPLDLTDDCSLALVWKNNERLKEFVLVESKELECVEDPGSASEAARAGHFTLEQCLNLFTKPEVLAPEEAWYCPKCKQHREASKQLMLWRLPNVLIIQLKRFSFRSFIWRDKINDMVDFPVRSLDLSKFCIGRKGEQQLPMYDLYAVINHYGGMIGGHYTAYARLPNDKNSQRSDVGWRLFDDSTVTTVDESQVVTRYAYVLFYRRRNSPVERPLPGHPSDHRAERTPSAEAAASQASLIWQELEAEEQELQLEAPQRPARNSWRPCGQRRSPGTPQHPDEGCVRYFVLATTAAIVALFLNVFYPLIYQPRWR, encoded by the exons ATGTCCAGCAGCACAAATGCCCCTGGCCAGAGGAGAGCGTCTCGGGGCTTGGATGATGCCACCAACAAGAAGAAGCAAAAGGATCGAGCCAATCAGGAAAGCAAGGAAG agctgctgctggactgGAAGCAGAATGCCGATGAGATCATTATCAAGTTGAATTTGGGCACTGGAGCTTTGAAGGCAGAGGATGTACGTGCTGATTTCACTGACACGGACTGTGTGGTCAAACTACCAG ACGGGCGCCAGTGGAGCTGTCAGTTCTATGAGGAGATTGAGGGCTCCTGCAGCAAGATCCAGTGCAAGAAGGGCAACTTTCTACAGCTTGTGCTGCAGAAGAAGATCCCACTCCATAACTGGTCTTCACTTCTG aagaaaaggaaagatggATCCAAAGAAGTGGCCAAAGGGTCTGTGTGCTGGGAGAATGGGAAGGAGAAGGCTGCTTCTGCAGAGATGACCCCTGAAGAGCCGAGGGCTGAAGGCACGGAGCCATCAAGATCCCGGCGGGAGCCCTCCAACCCCAAGCGTGCTCCAGGAAGAAGCGAGGTCCTAGGAGGGaagagcccagccagcccagggacacagagtGGCCCCAGTGCCAAGCGGGCAGTGTACCTCAAAGTAGCTCCCACGGAAGAGGAGCCGAACGCCAGGGTCAGCGcgagcacagagcccagcaaaGGGCACGGCGGGAGGGCCGGCAGCCGCCGCAacggcagagccagccaggctgATGCACCTGCGGCCCTTGCAGACCTCGCACTGCCGCTCGAGAAG GCTGTAGTTTTGGCCAAAGAGACTGTTCCTGTGGAGATGCCCCCTCTCACAGCTACCACAGAGGTGCTCCCCCACCGTGTTGCCACCTGTGTTGAGAAGAGagtcctgcagccaggcagccctACTGAGGCCTTGCGGAACCGGGACTGCCTGCCCGTCCTGGGAGAGAGCTCTAAGGCCATCCCAGTGGCCAcccctcccatgggcagggatggtgAGAAGAGGGACTGGTCCAAGGACGACGTGgctctggaagcagcagctgatg AGCCAGAGCCTTTTGTAAGCCTGACCTTTGTCAAGAATGACTCATATGAGAAGGGCAATGATCTGGTGGTGGTGCATGTGTATGTGAAGGAGATCCACAAGGAGACATCCAAGGTGTTGTTCCGGGAACAAGACTTCACACTAGTGTTCCAGACGAG TGATACGAACTTCCTTCGTCTCCATCCTGGCTGTGGGCCCCACACGGTGTTCCGGTGGCAGGTGAAGCTCAG GAACCTTATTGAGCCGGACCAGTGCACGTACAACTTCACGGTGTCTCGCATTGATGTCTGCCTGAAGAAACGCCAGAGCCAGCGCTGGGGGGGGCTGGAGGCTCCAGCCACACGAG GTGCAGTGGGTGgtgcaaaggttgccatgcctACAGGCCCTACCCCTCTGGATAAGAACCCTCCGGGCAGTAACCAGCACCCCCTCTCCAGCAAGGAAGAGGCCCGAACCAGCGACAAAGAGAAGCCACGTGTGGAAGATGGGGCTCTGGATGGTGTGGCAGCCCGTACGGCCCCAGAGCACTTGGCAGTGAAGCAAGAGCCACACATTCCTTCG CCCAAACCAACATGTATGGTGCCACCGATGACACACAGCCCAGTGAGTGCTGAGAGCGtggaggatgatgaggatgaggatgagaagaAGAAGGTCTGCCTGCCTGGCTTCACAGGTCTGGTGAACCTGGGCAACACCTGCTTCATGAACAGCGTCATCCAGTCCCTGTCCAACACCCGGGAGCTGCGTGACTACTTCCATG ATCGGTCCTTTGAGTCAGAAATCAACTATAACAACCCGCTGGGGACGGGTGGACGCCTGGCCATTGGCTTTGCCATGCTGCTCAGAGCACTGTGGAAGGGCACACACCATGCCTTCCAGCCCTCTAAACTGAAG GCAATTGTGGCCAGCAAGGCCAGCCAGTTCACTGGCTATGCCCAGCATGATGCTCAGGAGTTCATGGCCTTCCTGCTTGATGGCCTGCACGAGGACCTCAACCGCATCCAGAACAAGCCCTACACAGAGACTGTTGACTCGGATGGGAGGCCTGATGAG GTGGTAGCTGAGGAGGCTTGGCAACGACACAAGATGAGGAATGACTCATTCATAGTAGACCTCTTCCAGGGCCAGTACAAATCCAAGCTCGTCTGCCCGATGTGCTCCAAG GTGTCTATTACCTTTGACCCCTTCCTGTACCTCCCCGTGCCCCTCCCACAGAAGCAAAAGGTGCTGACTGTCTACTACTTTGCAAAGGAGCCGCACAAGAAACCCATCAAG TTCCTCGTGAGTATCAGCAAGGAGAACTCCAGTGCCATGGAGGTACTTGACTCAGTTGCTCACAGTGTGCGTGTGAAACCAGAGAACCTGCGCCTGGCAGAG GTGATCAAGAATCACTTCCACCGCATGTTCCTGCCCTCTAACTCACTAGACACAGTCTCGCCAACGgacctgctgctgtgctttgaggtgctgtccccagagctggccAAGGAGCGTGTGGTGGAGCTTCAGGTCCAGCAG CGTCCACAGGTGCCCAGTGGCCCTGTTGCCAAGTGTGCAGCCTGCCAGAAGAAGCAGCTGCCAGAGGATGAGAAGCTCAAGCGCTGCACGAGGTGCTATCGAGTTGGTTACTGCAACGT GGCATGTCAGAAAACACACTGGCCAGACCACAAGGCTTCGTGCCGTCCTGAGAACATCGGTTTCCCCTTCCTCATCAGCGTGCCCGAGTCCCGCCTCACCTACGCCCGCCTGGCCCAGCTACTGGAGGGCTACGCCAG GTACTCAGTCAGCGTGTTCCAGCCTCCGTTCCAGTTGGGCCGGATGTCAccggagcaggggctgcagcctctgcactcGGACAAGCTGGAGCCCCTGGCCaagagcagctgtgcagcagccaCCTCTGCCCCCGAGCTGGGAGATGGGGACAGGGTTTCCAGCCTCCCTCAGGAGCCCCCActctccccagctgtgcctgagctgcagccagagaTGGGGGATACTACCACTGTCCGGAGCAAGGTCCTGACAGCCAGGAGTTCCCTCCTGAGCTTGGATTCAGGGTTCTCTGAGCACATGGAATCGCAGGGTGACAGCTGTTGTGAGAAGGAGCCGTCCTATGAGAGAGCCCTCAAGCCTGAAG CTGCCATCCCTGGGTACCAACACACTCCAGACTCACTGAGTGCCCGTGCCACACAGTTCTACATCACTAAGATCGACGCTGCCAACCGAGAGCACAAGCTGGAAGATAAAG GTGACACCCCCCTGGATCTGACAGACGACTGCTCTCTTGCCCTGGTGTGGAAGAACAATGAGCGCCTCAAGGAATTCGTGTTGGTAGAATCCAAGGAGTTGGAGTGTGTGGAGGATCCAGGCTCAGCCAGCGAAGCAGCCCGGGCTGGGCACTTCACCCTGGAGCAGTGCCTCAATCTCTTCACGAAGCCTGAAGTCCTGGCCCCAGAGGAAGCGTG GTACTGCCCCAAGTGCAAGCAGCACCGCGAGGCTTCCaagcagctgatgctgtggCGGCTGCCCAACGTCCTCATCATCCAGCTCAAGCGCTTCTCCTTCCGCAGCTTTATTTGGAGGGACAAGATCAATGACATGGTGGACTTTCCTGTCCG GAGTCTGGACCTGAGCAAGTTCTGCATTGGTCGGAagggtgagcagcagctgcctatGTATGACCTGTATGCTGTGATCAACCACTATGGAGGCATGATTGGAGGGCACTACACAGCGTACGCCCGCCTGCCCAACGACAAGAACAGCCAGCGCAGCGACGTGG gctGGCGGCTCTTTGACGACAGCACAGTCACCACGGTGGATGAGAGCCAGGTGGTGACCAGATACGCCTATGTCCTCTTCTACCGCCGGAGGAACTCTCCCGTGGAgagacccctgccagggcatCCCTCAGACCACCGCGCCGAGCGCACCccctctgctgaagctgctgccagccag